In one bacterium genomic region, the following are encoded:
- a CDS encoding EamA family transporter yields the protein MRWRGYAAVTAAAVLWGISGVVAKSLFSGRVDPLALVEIRLTAAFALTLVIFKVQRRPVRLPRGEVLRLLPLGAAMVLAQTTYYLTISLADVATAIFLQYTAPAFVVAYGIILHRERLTAVQAISLSGVIGGAYLLVAGPGGLAVTPAALATGIASAIGFAAWVLVGRSRARTTGSWEMLLYALGTGAVLWSLFVPPWQAYLQPYSAAEWGMIAFIVLAASLVPFGLFLYGLRFIDSRAASLTATIEPVVAAGVAAAFIGETLTGRGIAGAALILASVILLHVMPGVPTRQTRPAEGDA from the coding sequence ATGCGCTGGCGGGGGTATGCGGCGGTGACGGCAGCCGCGGTGCTGTGGGGCATCTCGGGCGTTGTGGCCAAGTCGCTCTTCTCGGGAAGGGTGGACCCGCTGGCGCTTGTGGAGATCCGGTTGACCGCGGCCTTCGCCCTCACCCTCGTCATCTTTAAGGTCCAGCGCAGACCGGTCCGGCTGCCCCGAGGGGAGGTCCTCCGGCTTTTGCCACTGGGCGCGGCGATGGTGCTCGCGCAGACCACATACTACCTGACGATCAGCCTGGCCGACGTGGCCACGGCCATATTTCTACAGTACACCGCGCCGGCGTTTGTTGTGGCCTACGGGATAATACTGCACAGGGAGCGGCTCACCGCCGTTCAGGCGATCTCCCTGTCGGGCGTGATCGGCGGCGCGTATCTGCTCGTGGCGGGGCCAGGGGGCCTGGCGGTCACACCGGCGGCCCTGGCTACCGGCATCGCCTCGGCCATTGGATTCGCGGCGTGGGTGCTGGTGGGCCGGTCGCGGGCGCGCACCACCGGCTCGTGGGAGATGCTCCTGTACGCGCTGGGCACCGGTGCCGTCCTGTGGAGTCTGTTCGTGCCGCCGTGGCAGGCCTACCTGCAGCCGTACAGCGCGGCCGAATGGGGCATGATAGCGTTTATCGTCTTGGCCGCCTCCCTGGTGCCGTTCGGCCTGTTCCTGTACGGTCTGCGGTTCATTGACAGCAGGGCCGCGAGCCTGACCGCCACGATCGAGCCGGTGGTCGCCGCTGGGGTGGCGGCGGCCTTCATCGGAGAGACGCTCACCGGCAGGGGGATAGCTGGGGCGGCGCTCATCCTGGCGTCGGTGATCCTGCTTCATGTGATGCCCGGGGTCCCCACTAGGCAGACCCGACCGGCTGAAGGCGACGCGTAA
- a CDS encoding (2Fe-2S)-binding protein, with protein sequence MSQALIRLRVNGSEVARTVEVRRTLSDFLREDLGLTGTHVGCEHGVCGACTVLLDGQPVRSCLLFAVQADGAEVTTVEALGTPEALSPLQQAFMDHHALQCGFCTPGFLMSATALLRDHPRPSNEIIRDMMGGHLCRCTGYAAIEEAVKAAGA encoded by the coding sequence GTGAGCCAGGCGCTTATCCGCCTGCGCGTCAACGGCAGCGAGGTCGCCCGAACGGTCGAGGTGCGGCGCACCCTGTCCGACTTCCTGCGTGAGGATCTGGGGCTGACCGGAACGCACGTTGGATGCGAGCACGGCGTCTGCGGGGCGTGTACAGTGCTGCTGGACGGCCAGCCGGTCAGGTCGTGCCTGCTGTTCGCCGTGCAGGCCGACGGCGCCGAGGTCACCACGGTCGAGGCGTTGGGCACGCCCGAAGCGCTCTCGCCTCTGCAGCAGGCGTTCATGGACCACCACGCGCTCCAGTGCGGCTTCTGCACGCCCGGGTTCCTGATGAGCGCGACGGCCCTGCTGCGCGACCATCCCCGGCCCTCGAACGAGATAATCCGCGACATGATGGGCGGGCACCTGTGCAGGTGCACGGGATATGCGGCGATCGAGGAGGCGGTGAAAGCCGCCGGAGCATGA
- a CDS encoding aminotransferase class III-fold pyridoxal phosphate-dependent enzyme, with protein sequence MKMAEQASEYQAKHSRYVLTPWSAQAGLRPPAIVRGQGPFIYDAEGKRYLDFSSGLISVNLGHGHPHVVRAMQSQAERLCYAAPSFFNDVRAELAETLIKLAPWPEEGRAFFTTGGAEANEDAVKMARLITGRPKVLASYRSFHGSSFGAATLTGDDRRFAAEPGIPGVVHFLAPYPYRSPFFTEEPAEETRRALEHLELILLNEDPQRIAAVILEPVVGTNGVIVYPDGYLEGVRRITERHGIILIFDEVMTGFGRTGAPFAAQRLGVTPDMITFAKAATSAYVPLGGVLVRESLARHFDNNVLWCGHTFSGHPFVMAVALAVQQAYRDEGLLTRALEVEGWLRPALEDLRNKHAVVGDARGLGAFFALELVRARESREPLVSRYGGDPALLREFHAALRSRGVCVFGRYNILIIAPPLTIAREEVDLGVVALDESLAELTRRLQPVGSA encoded by the coding sequence ATGAAGATGGCTGAGCAGGCATCGGAGTATCAGGCGAAGCACTCCCGCTATGTGCTGACGCCTTGGTCGGCACAGGCCGGGCTGCGGCCTCCGGCAATCGTCCGCGGGCAAGGACCGTTTATCTACGACGCGGAGGGCAAACGATACCTGGACTTCTCTTCCGGGTTGATCTCGGTGAACCTGGGGCACGGGCACCCCCATGTTGTGCGGGCCATGCAGTCCCAGGCCGAGCGTCTCTGCTACGCAGCCCCTTCGTTCTTCAACGATGTACGGGCCGAGCTCGCAGAGACCTTAATCAAGCTGGCCCCGTGGCCGGAGGAAGGCAGGGCGTTCTTCACCACCGGCGGGGCAGAGGCCAATGAGGATGCCGTCAAGATGGCCCGGCTCATCACCGGGCGCCCCAAGGTGCTTGCTTCCTACCGCTCCTTCCACGGATCGAGTTTCGGAGCGGCCACCCTTACCGGGGATGACCGCCGGTTCGCGGCAGAGCCCGGGATTCCCGGCGTGGTCCACTTCCTGGCCCCGTACCCTTACCGGAGTCCTTTCTTCACCGAGGAGCCCGCGGAAGAGACGCGACGGGCTCTTGAGCACCTGGAGCTGATTCTGCTCAACGAAGATCCCCAGCGGATTGCCGCCGTCATCCTGGAACCGGTGGTAGGGACCAACGGCGTGATCGTGTACCCGGATGGGTACCTGGAAGGGGTCCGGAGGATCACCGAGCGGCACGGAATCATCCTTATCTTCGACGAGGTCATGACCGGATTCGGCCGCACCGGGGCGCCCTTTGCCGCCCAGCGCCTAGGGGTCACGCCTGACATGATCACCTTCGCTAAGGCCGCGACCTCTGCCTACGTGCCCCTGGGCGGCGTCCTGGTCCGCGAGTCCCTGGCGCGCCACTTCGACAACAACGTCCTCTGGTGCGGGCACACCTTCTCAGGCCACCCGTTTGTGATGGCCGTTGCCCTGGCGGTACAGCAGGCCTACCGTGACGAGGGCCTGCTCACGCGGGCCCTGGAAGTAGAGGGCTGGCTGCGGCCCGCCCTGGAGGATCTCCGCAACAAGCATGCCGTCGTGGGGGACGCGCGAGGGCTGGGAGCGTTCTTCGCCCTGGAACTGGTGAGAGCTCGAGAAAGCCGGGAGCCTCTGGTTTCGAGATACGGTGGGGACCCGGCGCTGCTTCGGGAGTTTCACGCGGCACTGAGGAGCCGCGGCGTCTGTGTCTTCGGGCGGTACAACATCCTCATCATCGCCCCGCCTCTCACGATTGCACGCGAGGAGGTCGATTTGGGCGTGGTGGCCCTCGACGAGAGCCTGGCTGAACTTACGCGTCGCCTTCAGCCGGTCGGGTCTGCCTAG
- a CDS encoding aldehyde dehydrogenase family protein, with the protein MVEAAGEQIYRNFIGGRWQTPGGTRTVPNRNPATGEILGQVPLSGREEAREAIEAARQAFPGWRDTPAPARGRILFRALERFDREIPRLAEILTREEGKTLAEATGELQRSRNIVEFIAGEGRRLRGETLPSELPNTFAYTRRDPLGVVSLITPWNFPAAIPVWKMAPALVSGNTVVLKPATLTPWTATMLVEIFHEAGLPPGVLNMVIGPGSTVGDELVAHEAVRAVSFTGSNDVGSKLYERAAARGIRVQAEMGGKNPVVVLDDADLDLAVAGTVQGAYGSSGQRCTATSRVIVTQGIADRFVEAVAARAAHLVVGDGSDPATEMGPLVDESQVQSVLRDIAVGRQEGAVLITGGHRLTDGASAKGCFVAPTVFDRVTPSMRIFQEEIFGPVLAVCRVRDFEAAVEAANAVRYGLASSIYTRDLSAAMRFVDRSEVGIVHVNQPTVGGEAHLPFGGAKATGVGPREQGSVAVDFYTDLKVVYLDYTGARRAGNLY; encoded by the coding sequence ATGGTTGAAGCTGCAGGCGAGCAGATCTACCGGAACTTCATCGGCGGGCGGTGGCAGACTCCGGGCGGGACCCGAACGGTGCCCAACCGCAACCCGGCCACCGGCGAGATCCTGGGCCAGGTGCCGCTGTCAGGCCGCGAGGAGGCGCGGGAGGCGATCGAGGCCGCGCGCCAGGCGTTCCCAGGATGGCGCGACACGCCGGCGCCTGCGCGGGGGCGCATCCTCTTCCGCGCGCTGGAGCGCTTCGACCGCGAGATCCCCCGCCTCGCCGAGATCCTGACCCGGGAGGAAGGCAAGACGCTGGCCGAGGCCACCGGTGAGCTGCAGCGCAGCCGCAACATAGTGGAATTCATCGCCGGCGAAGGCCGGCGCCTGCGCGGCGAGACGCTGCCCAGCGAGCTGCCCAATACCTTTGCCTACACCCGGCGCGATCCCCTGGGCGTGGTGAGCCTGATAACGCCGTGGAACTTCCCGGCTGCGATCCCGGTCTGGAAGATGGCGCCCGCGCTGGTCAGCGGCAACACCGTGGTCCTGAAGCCGGCGACGCTGACGCCCTGGACCGCGACGATGCTGGTGGAGATCTTTCACGAGGCCGGGCTACCGCCCGGGGTCCTCAACATGGTGATCGGGCCGGGCAGCACCGTGGGGGATGAGCTGGTGGCGCACGAGGCGGTGCGGGCGGTCTCGTTCACCGGGTCCAATGACGTGGGATCGAAGCTCTACGAGCGGGCGGCTGCCCGCGGCATCCGCGTGCAGGCCGAGATGGGCGGGAAGAACCCGGTGGTGGTGCTGGACGACGCCGATCTCGACCTGGCCGTTGCCGGGACCGTGCAGGGCGCCTATGGCTCCAGCGGCCAGCGCTGCACCGCCACCAGCCGGGTGATCGTCACCCAGGGAATCGCCGATCGGTTCGTGGAAGCGGTGGCCGCCCGGGCCGCGCATTTGGTGGTGGGTGACGGGTCGGACCCGGCTACCGAGATGGGCCCGCTGGTGGACGAATCACAGGTGCAGAGCGTGCTGCGCGACATCGCCGTCGGCCGGCAGGAGGGCGCAGTGCTGATCACCGGCGGTCACCGGCTCACCGACGGCGCCTCCGCCAAGGGGTGCTTCGTCGCACCCACGGTGTTTGACCGCGTGACCCCATCAATGCGCATCTTCCAGGAGGAGATCTTCGGCCCGGTGCTGGCGGTCTGCCGGGTGAGGGACTTCGAAGCTGCCGTGGAGGCCGCCAATGCCGTGCGCTACGGACTGGCCTCGTCCATCTACACCCGCGATCTGTCCGCGGCCATGCGCTTCGTGGACCGTAGCGAGGTCGGCATCGTGCACGTCAACCAGCCCACGGTGGGCGGCGAAGCCCACCTGCCCTTCGGCGGCGCCAAGGCCACCGGCGTCGGCCCGCGCGAGCAGGGAAGCGTGGCCGTAGACTTCTACACCGATCTTAAAGTTGTCTACCTGGACTACACCGGCGCGCGGCGGGCGGGCAACCTCTATTGA
- a CDS encoding DUF2877 domain-containing protein, with protein MMRADLIAAPLAGLRNRDTAGTVLASFERSAYLDLDGRVIAAASRELDPGPLTIGLSEFSAVGTLSPGERVVLRDGILGIGRSEVDLGCARVWDPALPPLPEDLAPDAALVAMNGVREAVVDELRAHGSESGVTARSAAAGGGLLEALACGLDAIAAFLSGESSSGATAHAVVVQIAGRGPGLTPSGDDLLTGIVHAVTLWPKLADAAGGASRVRDLLVSAAVPHTTRISAAYLEAARQGWASEPWHALVAGIGQGPDAVRAAAQRLLGIGETSGADALTGFCWAWRRVAA; from the coding sequence ATGATGCGGGCCGATCTCATCGCCGCGCCGCTGGCGGGTCTGCGGAATCGAGACACGGCCGGAACCGTTCTGGCCTCGTTCGAGCGCAGCGCCTACCTGGACCTGGACGGCCGTGTCATCGCGGCTGCCTCCCGCGAACTCGACCCTGGACCGCTGACGATCGGGCTGAGCGAGTTCTCGGCTGTCGGGACGCTCTCCCCTGGGGAGCGGGTCGTCCTCCGGGACGGCATCCTGGGGATCGGGCGGTCCGAGGTGGACCTAGGATGCGCCCGCGTCTGGGATCCGGCGCTGCCCCCTCTGCCCGAAGACCTCGCGCCGGACGCGGCGCTGGTCGCGATGAATGGCGTGCGCGAGGCGGTCGTGGACGAGCTCCGTGCCCACGGATCCGAGTCAGGCGTTACGGCGAGGAGTGCAGCGGCAGGGGGTGGCCTCCTGGAAGCGCTCGCCTGTGGGCTGGATGCGATCGCCGCGTTTCTGTCAGGAGAAAGCAGTTCCGGTGCGACGGCCCACGCGGTCGTCGTGCAGATCGCCGGGCGCGGGCCCGGCCTGACGCCGTCCGGGGACGACCTGCTGACCGGGATCGTGCACGCGGTCACGCTGTGGCCCAAGTTGGCGGATGCGGCCGGAGGTGCGTCGCGGGTTCGGGATCTCCTGGTCAGCGCCGCGGTCCCTCATACCACGCGCATCAGCGCCGCCTACCTGGAAGCCGCCCGGCAGGGCTGGGCTTCGGAACCCTGGCACGCTTTGGTGGCTGGTATCGGCCAGGGACCGGACGCCGTGCGCGCGGCGGCCCAGCGGCTCCTGGGTATCGGTGAAACCTCCGGCGCCGACGCGCTGACCGGCTTCTGCTGGGCGTGGCGCCGGGTCGCGGCGTAG
- the cutA gene encoding aerobic carbon-monoxide dehydrogenase large subunit, with protein sequence MGTRWFGERIRRVEDPRLLTGRGTYVDDIQPPNLLHGAVLRSPHARARIVRIDASGARAMPGVAAVYTHADLPPPLGDPLPRLIPHPTLVHHKTQVALAAESVRHVGEPVAFVVAESRYLAEDALEAIEVEYEVLPAVADLETAAGPDGPLVHEDAGTNVAAHYTQQVGDPEGAFARAPHVFRERIRMDRGTAASMETRGVVAIWDARMRNLVIYDSTQSPIPIRNGLAQLFGLPQNNVRVVAPDVGGGFGPKIMMFYPEEILVPLAAMRLGRPVKWIEDRRENFVATNQEREQIHDVEIAVDGEGRILGVRTVFLHDAGAYIAYGLIVPIVASTTLVGPYKIPNYHCEFKAVFTNKTQVSPYRGAGRPQGVFIMERLLDRVARELEIDRAEVRRRNLIQPDEFPYDTGLIYQDNAPLIYDSGNYPAVLKKTLEMIGYALWPQRQAEARKAGRAVGLGLALYVEGTGIGPYEGCRVTVEPTGRVFAATSVGTQGQGHFTVFAQIIADALGVDVRDVTVTTGDTAAFGWGTGTFASRSAVVAGNAVALAGQAVREKALTVAAGMLEASPDDLELAEGKVFVRGAPARSVTLGEVASAANPLRGTIPKEWEGPGLEASRYFAPPRGSFAGGCHAAIIEVDRETGTVHVERYVVVHDCGTVINPMILDGQIQGGVAQGIGGAFYEKLVYDEDGQLLTQTFMDYLLPTAAEVPKVEIGHVETPSPLNPLGVKGAGEAGVIPAAAVIASALDDALGTQVAEMPLSHNRLLELLCCAEAPAADRRVPS encoded by the coding sequence ATGGGGACGCGGTGGTTCGGCGAACGGATCCGGCGGGTCGAGGATCCCCGGCTGCTGACCGGCAGGGGCACCTACGTGGACGACATTCAACCGCCCAACCTGCTCCACGGGGCTGTGCTCCGAAGCCCGCATGCCCGCGCGCGGATCGTGCGGATTGACGCCTCCGGGGCCCGGGCGATGCCCGGCGTCGCCGCGGTCTATACCCACGCCGACCTGCCGCCGCCGCTGGGGGATCCGCTACCCAGGCTCATTCCCCATCCTACCCTGGTCCACCACAAGACCCAGGTGGCACTGGCCGCGGAGAGTGTCCGACACGTGGGCGAGCCGGTGGCGTTCGTGGTAGCCGAAAGCCGCTACCTGGCCGAGGATGCCCTGGAGGCCATCGAGGTTGAGTACGAGGTACTACCGGCCGTTGCAGATTTGGAGACCGCGGCCGGGCCCGACGGCCCTCTGGTCCACGAGGATGCCGGCACCAACGTGGCCGCGCACTACACCCAGCAGGTGGGCGACCCCGAGGGTGCGTTTGCCCGCGCTCCGCACGTCTTCCGCGAGAGGATCCGCATGGACCGGGGGACGGCCGCCTCCATGGAGACCCGCGGGGTCGTGGCGATCTGGGACGCGCGCATGCGCAACCTGGTGATCTATGACTCAACGCAGTCGCCCATCCCGATTCGCAACGGCCTGGCGCAGCTGTTCGGCCTTCCCCAGAACAACGTACGGGTGGTCGCGCCCGATGTGGGTGGTGGATTCGGGCCCAAGATCATGATGTTCTACCCCGAGGAGATCCTGGTGCCGCTGGCCGCGATGCGCCTGGGCCGGCCGGTCAAGTGGATCGAGGACCGGCGCGAGAACTTCGTGGCCACCAACCAGGAGCGGGAGCAGATCCACGACGTTGAGATCGCGGTGGACGGCGAGGGCCGGATCCTGGGCGTGCGCACCGTCTTCCTCCACGACGCCGGCGCCTACATCGCCTATGGGCTGATCGTGCCCATCGTCGCCAGCACCACGCTGGTCGGTCCATACAAGATCCCCAACTACCACTGCGAGTTCAAAGCCGTGTTCACGAACAAGACCCAGGTGAGCCCCTACCGCGGGGCAGGCCGGCCTCAGGGCGTCTTCATCATGGAGCGCCTACTGGATAGGGTGGCGCGGGAGCTGGAGATCGACCGCGCCGAGGTCCGCCGGCGCAACCTGATACAGCCCGACGAGTTCCCCTACGACACCGGGCTGATCTACCAGGACAACGCGCCGCTCATCTACGACAGCGGCAACTACCCCGCGGTGCTGAAGAAGACCCTCGAGATGATAGGGTATGCCCTCTGGCCACAGAGGCAGGCCGAGGCGCGCAAGGCAGGACGAGCGGTGGGCCTGGGCCTGGCCCTCTACGTGGAAGGCACCGGAATCGGTCCATACGAAGGATGCCGGGTCACGGTAGAGCCGACGGGCAGGGTGTTCGCGGCGACGAGCGTGGGCACGCAGGGCCAAGGACACTTCACCGTGTTCGCGCAAATCATCGCGGATGCCCTGGGCGTGGACGTGCGCGACGTCACGGTCACCACCGGCGATACCGCGGCGTTTGGATGGGGCACCGGGACGTTTGCAAGCCGCTCGGCCGTGGTGGCAGGCAACGCGGTGGCGCTCGCGGGCCAGGCGGTGCGGGAGAAGGCGCTCACGGTCGCCGCGGGGATGCTGGAGGCGAGCCCGGACGACCTCGAACTTGCCGAGGGAAAGGTCTTCGTGCGCGGAGCGCCGGCAAGGTCCGTAACGTTGGGCGAGGTCGCCTCCGCGGCCAACCCGCTCCGCGGAACCATCCCAAAGGAATGGGAAGGTCCGGGGCTGGAAGCCTCACGCTATTTCGCCCCGCCGCGGGGCAGCTTCGCCGGCGGGTGTCACGCCGCAATCATAGAGGTTGACCGGGAGACAGGGACGGTGCACGTCGAGCGGTACGTGGTTGTCCACGACTGCGGCACCGTGATCAACCCTATGATCCTGGACGGACAGATCCAGGGCGGCGTGGCCCAGGGCATCGGCGGTGCCTTCTATGAGAAACTGGTCTACGACGAGGACGGCCAGCTCCTGACGCAGACGTTCATGGACTACCTGCTGCCGACCGCAGCCGAGGTCCCCAAGGTCGAGATCGGACATGTCGAGACCCCGTCCCCGCTCAACCCGCTGGGCGTGAAGGGCGCGGGGGAGGCGGGTGTGATCCCGGCCGCGGCGGTCATCGCCTCGGCCCTGGACGATGCCCTGGGCACGCAGGTCGCGGAGATGCCGCTTTCGCACAACCGCCTGCTGGAACTGCTGTGCTGCGCGGAAGCCCCGGCGGCAGATCGGAGAGTGCCATCGTGA
- a CDS encoding FAD binding domain-containing protein: MKPAPFGYLAPRRRIEALEALSEYGVEAKVLAGGQSLVPLLAMRLASPAVLVDLNRIKDLAFIRPFGEGLTIGAMTRQRVVETHRRVVRRIPLLAEAVRCIGHPQIRARGTIGGSLAHADPASELPAAAAALDAHFVLASVRGERVLDSEQFFAGYLTTALEPDEILTEVRLPALPPDAGWAFLEIARRHGDFALAGVAAVLRLDGDGRCTEARLVFTGVGPGPVRVPEAEQALLGQQIARSTVAEMVCIVQDRLDPPTDIHATADYRRHTAGVLAGRAALQAVERIREPR, from the coding sequence GTGAAACCCGCACCCTTCGGATACCTCGCGCCCCGCCGGCGCATCGAGGCGCTGGAGGCCCTGAGCGAGTACGGTGTTGAAGCAAAGGTGCTGGCCGGCGGGCAGAGTCTGGTGCCGCTGCTGGCGATGCGCCTGGCCAGCCCGGCGGTACTGGTGGATCTGAACCGAATCAAAGACCTAGCCTTCATCCGTCCCTTTGGAGAAGGGCTGACGATCGGCGCGATGACGCGCCAGCGCGTGGTGGAAACCCACCGACGGGTGGTCAGGCGGATCCCTCTGCTGGCGGAGGCCGTCCGCTGCATCGGGCACCCGCAGATCCGCGCACGCGGCACGATCGGCGGGAGCCTGGCACACGCCGATCCGGCCTCCGAGCTGCCCGCAGCGGCCGCGGCGCTGGACGCCCACTTCGTGCTTGCCAGCGTGCGCGGTGAGCGGGTACTCGACAGTGAGCAGTTCTTCGCGGGCTACCTGACCACCGCCCTGGAACCCGACGAGATACTCACCGAGGTGCGACTGCCCGCGTTGCCGCCGGATGCCGGGTGGGCGTTTCTGGAAATAGCCCGGCGCCACGGCGACTTCGCACTGGCCGGCGTGGCAGCGGTCCTGCGCCTCGACGGCGATGGCCGGTGCACCGAAGCACGCCTGGTCTTCACCGGCGTAGGGCCCGGGCCTGTGCGCGTCCCGGAGGCCGAGCAGGCGCTGCTGGGACAGCAGATTGCACGCTCCACCGTTGCGGAGATGGTGTGCATAGTCCAGGACCGGCTCGATCCCCCTACCGACATCCACGCCACCGCCGACTATCGAAGGCACACCGCCGGTGTGCTGGCAGGCCGGGCCGCACTTCAGGCAGTAGAACGCATCAGGGAGCCACGATAA
- a CDS encoding M20 family metallo-hydrolase has translation MKALNPARTVQELKDLRSLTSDEHGAQRVAFTETWAKARSWLKDRMADLPVEVHRDEAGNLWATLAGASEKALLIGGHMDSVPNGGWLDGCLNVLAGLEVLRRIHAECGGRPPVTVRLVDWADEEGARFGRSLFGSSAAAGSLNPDEVRGLADGKGVALPDVLKAYGIDLDRVAEARGELRGAAAYIELHIEQGPVLEGLGLPLGAVLGTLGVERHIVRFTGQAAHSGATPMDRRRDAFLAAGKMAQEIYSIAARWGGFCTIGSCTTRPGIATSVVEECAIILDQRHLDAERLAEMWQEAQDAARRFAQEGNVEVKFSDLWRIEPVPFHPDLIEFCDAAIRETCGDSHRLPSGPLHDAAEVARAGVPTVMLFVQSLRGISHNKIEDTRVEHLELAVQALDRLAAKTTAWILEQG, from the coding sequence GTGAAGGCGTTGAACCCGGCCCGCACCGTCCAGGAGCTCAAGGATCTGCGGTCTCTCACTTCCGATGAGCACGGCGCACAGCGAGTGGCCTTCACCGAAACCTGGGCCAAGGCTCGGTCCTGGCTGAAAGATAGGATGGCCGATCTGCCCGTTGAGGTGCACAGGGATGAGGCCGGCAACCTCTGGGCAACCCTGGCCGGCGCGTCGGAGAAGGCCCTCCTGATCGGAGGGCACATGGACTCGGTGCCGAACGGGGGCTGGCTGGACGGTTGCCTCAATGTGCTGGCAGGCCTTGAGGTGCTGCGCCGGATCCACGCCGAGTGTGGCGGCAGGCCGCCGGTGACGGTGCGCCTGGTGGACTGGGCCGACGAGGAGGGTGCCCGCTTTGGGCGTAGCCTCTTTGGGTCGAGCGCGGCCGCCGGCAGTCTGAACCCGGATGAGGTACGCGGCCTAGCCGACGGGAAGGGCGTGGCCCTGCCCGATGTACTCAAGGCCTATGGGATCGACCTGGATCGTGTGGCCGAGGCCCGAGGGGAACTCCGGGGAGCCGCGGCCTACATCGAGCTGCACATCGAGCAGGGGCCCGTGCTGGAGGGTCTGGGTCTGCCGCTGGGCGCTGTGCTGGGCACCTTGGGCGTGGAGCGGCACATAGTCAGGTTCACGGGTCAGGCGGCCCACTCCGGGGCCACGCCAATGGACAGGCGGCGGGACGCCTTCCTGGCCGCCGGCAAGATGGCCCAGGAGATCTACTCCATCGCGGCCCGATGGGGCGGTTTCTGCACCATAGGCAGTTGCACGACCCGGCCTGGTATCGCCACCTCAGTGGTGGAGGAATGTGCCATCATCCTGGACCAGCGCCACCTGGACGCCGAGCGCCTGGCCGAGATGTGGCAGGAAGCCCAGGATGCCGCCCGCCGGTTCGCTCAGGAGGGAAATGTGGAGGTGAAGTTCAGCGATCTGTGGCGCATCGAGCCGGTTCCATTTCACCCCGACCTCATCGAGTTCTGCGATGCGGCCATCAGGGAGACCTGCGGCGACAGCCACCGCCTACCCAGCGGCCCACTTCACGACGCCGCGGAGGTCGCCAGAGCCGGCGTGCCCACGGTGATGCTGTTCGTGCAGAGTCTGCGGGGCATATCCCACAACAAGATCGAGGACACCAGGGTGGAACACCTGGAGCTGGCTGTCCAGGCCCTGGACCGCCTGGCCGCCAAGACCACGGCCTGGATTCTTGAGCAGGGCTGA